In Luteibacter mycovicinus, a genomic segment contains:
- a CDS encoding S1C family serine protease has translation MNHAARTLAFVARFVVLGLAVAFVIGLFWPGSGAFLRERFTPPVTEHEPAAVEPAAPGAGTGPVSYADAVAKAAPSVVNIYANKLVTEQPRELYSDPVLQRIFSVPTGPARTRRQQNLGSGVIVREDGYVLTNNHVIANADDIQLLLYDGRVAKARVVGSDDETDLAVLKVDAGNLPAIHMTDAESRPRVGDVVLAIGNPFGIGQTVTMGIVSAIGRQLNLSSLENFIQTDAAINFGNSGGALVNAHGELVGINTSLIGQAVGAEGIGFAIPVQSAREVLDQIIQTGHVVRGWIGADYGAVPVSADSGLPSAARGVVVNDVSPGGPAALAGIQQRDVLLRIGDEDILDPSDLRRHEASLKPGDPVQVSGLRNGAAFNTTVTLAQRPPTAPMQALQGATR, from the coding sequence ATGAACCACGCCGCTCGTACGCTTGCCTTCGTCGCCCGTTTCGTCGTGCTCGGCCTTGCCGTCGCCTTCGTCATCGGCCTGTTCTGGCCAGGCAGCGGCGCTTTTCTTCGTGAGCGTTTCACGCCGCCGGTCACCGAACACGAGCCTGCCGCGGTCGAGCCGGCCGCTCCCGGGGCGGGCACGGGTCCCGTGTCGTATGCCGATGCCGTGGCCAAGGCCGCGCCGTCGGTCGTCAACATCTATGCGAACAAGCTGGTGACCGAGCAGCCGCGCGAGCTCTACTCCGATCCCGTGTTGCAGCGCATCTTCAGCGTGCCCACCGGCCCGGCGCGTACGCGGCGTCAGCAGAACCTCGGCTCGGGCGTCATCGTCAGGGAAGATGGCTACGTCCTGACCAACAACCACGTGATCGCCAACGCCGACGACATCCAGCTGCTGCTCTACGACGGCCGGGTGGCCAAGGCCCGGGTCGTGGGCTCGGACGATGAGACGGACCTCGCGGTACTCAAGGTGGACGCGGGCAACCTGCCGGCGATCCACATGACCGACGCCGAGAGCCGTCCCCGGGTCGGCGACGTGGTGCTGGCCATCGGCAACCCCTTCGGCATCGGCCAGACGGTGACCATGGGCATCGTCAGTGCCATCGGTCGCCAGCTCAATCTGTCCAGCCTGGAAAACTTCATCCAGACCGACGCCGCGATCAACTTCGGCAACTCGGGCGGCGCGCTCGTCAATGCGCACGGCGAGCTCGTCGGCATCAATACGTCGCTGATCGGTCAGGCGGTCGGCGCCGAAGGCATCGGTTTCGCCATCCCCGTGCAGAGCGCACGCGAGGTATTGGACCAGATCATACAGACCGGCCACGTCGTGCGTGGCTGGATCGGTGCCGACTACGGCGCCGTCCCGGTTTCCGCCGACAGCGGCCTGCCTTCGGCGGCGCGCGGTGTCGTGGTCAACGACGTGTCCCCGGGCGGCCCCGCCGCCCTCGCGGGCATCCAGCAACGCGACGTGCTGCTGCGCATCGGCGATGAGGACATCCTCGACCCGTCGGATCTGCGCCGGCACGAGGCCTCGCTGAAGCCGGGCGATCCGGTGCAGGTCTCCGGGCTGCGCAACGGTGCGGCGTTCAACACGACCGTAACGCTGGCGCAGCGGCCGCCCACGGCACCGATGCAGGCGCTCCAGGGCGCCACCAGGTAG
- the petA gene encoding ubiquinol-cytochrome c reductase iron-sulfur subunit, with amino-acid sequence MANEFVDHGRRRFLTTTTAVVGGVGVVAAIVPFIKSWEPSARAKAAGAPVTVDISAIEAGQKVTFAWRSLPVFVVNRSKDQLAQLKGLEPRLLDPQSSDSAQQPKYATNENRSIKPEWLVVIGLCTHLGCVPDFVPDIKPEPFDANWKGGFYCPCHKSRYDLSGRVFAGVPAPKNLPVPPYHFVDDSHIQIGVDPEGKS; translated from the coding sequence ATGGCGAACGAATTCGTCGATCACGGCCGCCGTCGCTTCCTCACCACAACGACCGCGGTCGTTGGCGGAGTCGGGGTAGTCGCGGCGATCGTGCCCTTCATTAAGTCGTGGGAACCAAGCGCAAGGGCAAAGGCAGCAGGAGCGCCTGTTACGGTCGACATCAGTGCCATCGAGGCGGGGCAGAAGGTCACCTTCGCCTGGCGCAGCCTTCCGGTCTTCGTCGTCAATCGCAGCAAGGACCAGCTGGCCCAGCTGAAGGGCCTCGAGCCCCGTCTGCTGGACCCGCAGTCGTCCGATTCGGCCCAACAGCCGAAGTACGCGACCAACGAGAACCGTTCCATCAAGCCCGAGTGGCTGGTCGTCATCGGCCTGTGCACCCACCTGGGCTGCGTGCCGGACTTCGTGCCCGACATCAAGCCCGAGCCGTTCGACGCGAACTGGAAGGGCGGCTTCTACTGCCCCTGCCATAAGTCACGCTATGACTTGTCGGGCCGCGTCTTCGCCGGCGTCCCCGCCCCGAAGAACCTCCCGGTGCCCCCTTATCACTTCGTGGATGACTCGCACATCCAGATCGGTGTCGACCCGGAGGGCAAAAGCTGA